A single genomic interval of Picosynechococcus sp. PCC 7003 harbors:
- the murG gene encoding undecaprenyldiphospho-muramoylpentapeptide beta-N-acetylglucosaminyltransferase, protein MTRILMAASGTGGHLFPALAVAEKLTDCEIEWLGVRDRLETDLVPDQYRRHAVTAKGLQGNPLQKLLNGLQLLASIFQTYKILGDRHIDLVFTTGGYIAAPAILAARLRRIPVVLHESNVLPGKVTRLLGQYATAVIVGFQESAQYLPKAKTIHLGTPVRSEFLTPQPLDLDIPGDRPLILAMGGSQGAVGINQLVRQCASRWLEAGAFIVHITGKNDPDVGQFQAENYLTLPFVEDIAPLLQRADVVISRSGASALTELTITKTPAILIPYPYAAEDHQTLNAQVFAKHEAALLAPQAELTPESLTAMVLGLLEAPGKREAIAANVAALGMPESAEKIAYFLRTTLRL, encoded by the coding sequence GTGACCCGAATCTTGATGGCGGCCAGCGGCACCGGGGGACATCTCTTTCCGGCCCTGGCGGTGGCAGAAAAATTAACGGACTGTGAGATTGAGTGGTTGGGAGTCCGCGATCGCCTCGAAACGGACTTGGTGCCGGATCAATATCGCCGCCATGCGGTCACGGCAAAAGGACTCCAGGGCAACCCCCTCCAAAAGCTCCTAAATGGATTGCAGTTGCTGGCATCTATCTTTCAAACCTACAAAATTTTGGGCGATCGCCACATTGATCTGGTGTTTACCACCGGGGGATACATTGCGGCCCCGGCAATCCTGGCGGCGCGACTGCGGCGCATCCCGGTGGTTCTCCATGAGTCGAATGTCCTCCCCGGTAAAGTGACCCGCCTGTTGGGGCAATATGCCACTGCTGTCATTGTGGGCTTTCAGGAGTCGGCCCAATATTTACCCAAGGCGAAAACCATTCATCTCGGTACCCCCGTCCGCTCAGAGTTTCTCACGCCCCAACCCCTAGATCTGGATATTCCGGGCGATCGCCCTTTGATTTTGGCGATGGGAGGCTCCCAGGGGGCCGTGGGGATTAATCAATTGGTGCGTCAATGTGCAAGCCGCTGGCTCGAAGCCGGGGCCTTTATCGTCCACATCACCGGGAAAAATGACCCTGACGTGGGGCAGTTCCAAGCCGAGAACTATCTCACCTTGCCCTTTGTTGAAGATATTGCTCCCCTCCTGCAACGGGCCGATGTGGTGATTAGTCGCTCTGGTGCCAGCGCCCTGACGGAGTTAACTATTACCAAAACGCCCGCTATTCTTATTCCCTATCCCTATGCCGCCGAGGACCACCAAACCCTCAATGCCCAGGTTTTTGCGAAACATGAAGCCGCACTGTTAGCGCCCCAAGCTGAATTAACTCCCGAATCCCTCACAGCGATGGTCTTGGGTCTATTGGAAGCACCAGGGAAACGGGAGGCGATCGCCGCCAATGTCGCCGCTTTAGGGATGCCAGAAAGTGCCGAAAAAATTGCTTATTTCCTGCGTACTACTCTCCGCTTGTAG
- a CDS encoding phosphate-starvation-inducible PsiE family protein — protein sequence MLKLFKRYEKLMIQVLLAMMAIAIGLATLDFGWFLFQSIAAPPILLLNADQLLEVFSLFMLIIIGIELLESIINTYLSKGRPHFEVVLSVAIIAIARKVIILDIKTTDSVSLFGIAAIILSLTVGYYFMKQSHPDDALPADPDPSKDQKPPH from the coding sequence ATGCTCAAGCTTTTTAAACGCTACGAAAAATTAATGATTCAAGTTCTGCTGGCGATGATGGCGATCGCCATTGGCTTAGCAACCCTGGATTTTGGCTGGTTCCTGTTCCAAAGTATCGCCGCTCCCCCGATACTGCTGTTAAACGCGGACCAATTGCTAGAGGTCTTTAGTCTCTTTATGCTGATCATCATCGGCATCGAACTCCTAGAGAGCATTATCAACACCTACTTGTCGAAAGGACGTCCCCATTTTGAGGTGGTTTTATCCGTCGCTATTATTGCGATTGCCCGGAAGGTGATCATCCTAGACATCAAAACTACCGATAGCGTGAGTTTATTTGGCATCGCCGCGATTATTCTCTCCCTCACGGTGGGCTATTACTTTATGAAACAAAGCCACCCCGATGATGCCTTACCTGCCGACCCAGACCCAAGCAAAGATCAAAAACCGCCCCATTAG
- a CDS encoding protein phosphatase 2C domain-containing protein, with translation MSITLPYLRASGSLALTFQAADLVGDRYWVVAPQIWQDTKPEAPPDCADPNDLAQRYGKLYLRQLHLPRIYDILSLPEGEILLLDNIPINGQGELLPALGSLWGKASPLQQLNWLWQMLDLWEDLAAVTMGTSLLPLENIRVDGWRLRLMELLADPPGEPVTLAALATPWRSLLAESTPPAQAILTELIESFSEPDADLEIILPRLNQLLLEQSSQQHLQMAIASATAQGELPTSNQDAHYPTTQDLAAPPTATLALSDHLLMVCDGVEGHGQGEVASQLAIQSLKLQLTGFFQGLFDTNEVVSPEVIEQQLAAYIRITNNLIAERNDQEGRTGGDRMATTLTLALQVPQRPQADELQDRHSHELYIAQVGDSRAYWLTKDQCVCLTVDDDVVSREVQAGRAIYRQGLQRPDHMALTQALGIKAGDRLHPAIRRFVFAEDGVLVVCSDGLSDHEFLESQWQTFAPVIIQGHLPPGAMLQSLIDQAIAKNPGDNITAAIAFYRFTTDTFTQAPEVEMAPSPEDFEPEFVPPDLALDTTLEAELESEPEAENSLSQFTLILVSLVAILVMLVLAAFGLNWLLNREPGPTQPGDPNFETPTSGE, from the coding sequence ATGTCTATTACTCTTCCTTATCTCCGAGCATCGGGTTCCTTGGCGTTAACCTTTCAGGCAGCGGATCTCGTCGGCGATCGCTACTGGGTGGTAGCGCCGCAAATTTGGCAAGACACCAAGCCCGAAGCCCCCCCGGACTGTGCAGACCCCAATGACCTAGCCCAACGCTATGGCAAGCTATACCTCCGTCAACTACACCTACCCCGAATTTACGACATCCTGTCCCTACCGGAGGGGGAAATTTTACTCCTCGACAATATCCCGATCAATGGCCAAGGGGAACTGCTGCCCGCCCTCGGATCGTTATGGGGAAAAGCTTCTCCCCTGCAACAGTTAAATTGGCTGTGGCAAATGCTCGATCTCTGGGAAGATCTCGCGGCCGTTACCATGGGCACCAGTCTTTTACCGTTAGAAAATATCCGGGTCGATGGTTGGCGGCTCCGACTGATGGAATTGTTAGCAGATCCCCCTGGTGAACCCGTCACTTTGGCGGCCCTGGCAACCCCCTGGCGATCGCTCCTGGCCGAAAGCACGCCGCCAGCCCAAGCAATTCTGACGGAACTAATTGAAAGTTTCAGCGAACCGGATGCTGATCTAGAGATTATTTTGCCCCGGTTAAATCAGCTCCTTTTAGAGCAGTCTAGCCAGCAACATCTGCAAATGGCGATCGCCAGTGCCACCGCCCAGGGAGAACTTCCCACGAGCAACCAAGATGCCCACTACCCCACGACCCAGGATTTAGCGGCTCCCCCTACAGCGACCCTGGCGTTGAGCGATCATTTATTAATGGTGTGCGACGGGGTGGAAGGCCATGGCCAGGGGGAAGTGGCGAGTCAATTGGCGATTCAATCCCTCAAGTTGCAACTGACGGGTTTTTTCCAAGGGCTATTTGATACCAATGAAGTGGTTTCCCCGGAAGTCATTGAACAACAATTGGCGGCCTACATTCGCATTACGAATAATCTGATCGCCGAACGTAACGATCAAGAAGGACGCACGGGGGGCGATCGCATGGCCACCACCTTGACCCTCGCCCTCCAGGTACCCCAAAGACCTCAAGCCGACGAACTCCAGGATCGCCACAGCCATGAACTTTACATTGCCCAGGTAGGAGACAGCCGGGCCTATTGGCTCACAAAAGATCAATGCGTTTGTCTAACCGTAGATGATGATGTGGTCAGTCGAGAAGTCCAGGCGGGCCGGGCTATTTATCGTCAAGGGTTACAGCGTCCTGATCACATGGCCCTCACCCAAGCCCTTGGGATCAAAGCAGGCGATCGCCTCCATCCTGCGATTCGTCGTTTTGTGTTCGCTGAAGATGGGGTTTTGGTGGTGTGTTCCGATGGCCTGAGTGACCATGAATTTTTAGAATCCCAGTGGCAGACCTTTGCCCCGGTGATTATCCAAGGTCATTTGCCTCCAGGGGCGATGCTCCAGAGCTTGATCGACCAGGCGATCGCCAAAAATCCTGGGGATAATATTACGGCGGCGATCGCTTTCTACCGTTTCACAACGGATACCTTCACCCAGGCCCCAGAAGTTGAAATGGCTCCCTCCCCTGAAGACTTTGAGCCAGAATTTGTCCCCCCGGATCTGGCCCTAGACACGACCCTTGAAGCAGAATTAGAGTCGGAACCAGAAGCGGAAAATAGTCTGTCCCAATTCACCCTGATTCTGGTGAGCTTAGTGGCAATTCTTGTGATGTTAGTTTTGGCGGCCTTCGGCTTGAACTGGCTGTTAAACCGTGAACCTGGGCCGACGCAACCGGGTGATCCGAATTTTGAAACCCCTACAAGCGGAGAGTAG
- a CDS encoding endonuclease MutS2: protein MPSSKRPRKKLPTGLIAGKDLLLIATTLAGVRRLRRLVENAELELPQLTRLVEQVRTYPELEQDIHHCIDDRGDVTDRASPKLEGIRVKIKGAREQIYQTLQRIMQRHSGSIQEAVITQRGDRFVLPVKAGQKEQIPGIVHDISSTGSTFYIEPKGIVELGNRLRQAVKQEEREIEIVLRQLTEKVAEVVEDLEKLLAIATTLDLAMTRARYSLWLDGHPPKFIAPDQPTVLRQLRHPLLVWQEKQEASLEVIPINVQIRPEIRVVAITGPNTGGKTVTLKTMGMAALMAKVGLFIPAIAPVEIPWFDQVLADIGDEQSLQQSLSTFSGHIRRVGRIIEALDQDNQNNLVLLDEVGAGTDPTEGSALAIALLKYLADQTQLTVATTHYGELKALKYEDERFENASVEFDEYSLRPTYKLLWGIPGRSNALAIAQRLGLDAEIVETAQDLLGNTNTNVNEVIAALEAQRREQEQKAKEAEALLKQTERFYTEVSSKAADLQRREAELKLAQDQQVQAAIAEAKSEIAQVIRTLQKGQPTAQKAQAATEALGGIAASKMSQPKRKKPGYQPQLGEKIRISKLGQTAEVIELDPENKTLVARFGVMKMSLDWTEIESLQGQKVEAEPKQKPPKKQAPPKAKTPETVTVRTTRNTIDIRGQRMHQAESSLEQAIATATAAGSQVIWIIHGKGTGKLREGVHEFLKYHPQIQRYELAEQKEGGAGVTLAYFS, encoded by the coding sequence TTGCCCAGCAGCAAGCGACCACGGAAGAAGCTGCCGACCGGGCTGATCGCAGGGAAAGATCTATTGCTCATTGCCACCACCTTAGCTGGAGTGCGTCGTTTGCGGCGCTTGGTGGAAAATGCCGAATTAGAACTCCCCCAATTGACGCGCCTAGTAGAACAGGTACGCACCTACCCAGAATTAGAACAAGACATTCACCATTGCATCGATGACCGGGGGGATGTTACAGACCGAGCTAGCCCGAAGCTCGAAGGAATTCGCGTCAAAATCAAAGGGGCCAGGGAGCAGATTTACCAAACCCTGCAGCGGATCATGCAGCGGCACAGTGGTTCGATCCAAGAAGCGGTGATTACCCAACGGGGCGATCGCTTTGTGTTGCCCGTTAAAGCAGGACAAAAAGAACAGATTCCTGGCATCGTCCACGACATTTCTAGCACTGGCTCGACCTTTTATATCGAACCTAAAGGAATTGTGGAGTTGGGCAATCGTCTCCGTCAGGCCGTCAAACAAGAGGAGCGAGAAATTGAAATTGTGCTGCGGCAACTCACTGAAAAAGTAGCTGAGGTGGTCGAGGATCTCGAAAAACTCTTGGCGATCGCCACCACCCTCGATCTAGCCATGACCCGCGCCCGCTATAGCCTTTGGCTCGATGGACACCCGCCCAAATTCATTGCCCCAGATCAACCGACGGTACTGCGCCAGTTGCGCCATCCTCTGCTGGTGTGGCAAGAGAAACAAGAAGCAAGCCTGGAAGTGATACCGATTAATGTGCAAATCCGCCCAGAAATCCGCGTTGTGGCAATCACAGGCCCCAATACCGGCGGTAAAACCGTCACCCTGAAGACCATGGGAATGGCTGCGCTCATGGCGAAAGTGGGTTTGTTTATCCCGGCGATCGCCCCGGTAGAAATTCCTTGGTTTGACCAGGTCTTAGCCGATATTGGCGATGAACAATCTCTCCAGCAGAGTTTATCAACCTTTTCCGGACATATCCGCCGTGTGGGTCGGATTATCGAAGCTTTAGACCAGGATAATCAAAATAATCTTGTGCTCCTCGATGAAGTGGGGGCCGGCACCGATCCCACCGAAGGCAGCGCCCTGGCGATCGCCCTGTTGAAATATTTAGCAGACCAGACCCAGCTCACGGTGGCCACCACCCATTACGGAGAACTAAAGGCCCTGAAGTACGAGGATGAGCGCTTTGAAAATGCCTCGGTCGAATTTGATGAATATTCCCTGCGGCCCACCTACAAGTTGCTCTGGGGGATTCCAGGGCGTTCCAATGCCCTGGCGATCGCCCAGCGTTTAGGTTTAGATGCAGAGATTGTCGAAACAGCCCAGGATTTGTTGGGAAATACCAATACCAACGTGAACGAAGTGATTGCCGCCCTCGAAGCCCAGCGGCGGGAACAGGAACAAAAAGCAAAGGAAGCCGAAGCCCTCCTGAAACAGACCGAACGTTTTTATACGGAAGTCTCCAGTAAGGCCGCCGATCTCCAACGCCGGGAAGCAGAACTCAAACTGGCCCAAGACCAACAGGTGCAAGCGGCGATCGCCGAAGCCAAATCCGAAATCGCCCAGGTGATCCGTACCCTGCAAAAGGGTCAGCCCACCGCCCAAAAAGCCCAGGCCGCCACCGAAGCCCTGGGAGGCATTGCCGCCAGCAAAATGAGTCAACCCAAACGAAAAAAACCGGGTTACCAACCGCAACTGGGGGAAAAAATCCGCATTTCTAAACTGGGACAAACTGCCGAGGTCATTGAACTGGATCCTGAAAATAAAACCCTCGTTGCCCGGTTTGGGGTGATGAAAATGTCCCTCGATTGGACGGAAATTGAATCACTCCAGGGCCAAAAAGTCGAAGCAGAACCCAAGCAAAAACCTCCGAAAAAACAAGCGCCCCCCAAAGCCAAAACCCCCGAAACCGTGACGGTGCGCACCACACGCAATACCATCGATATCCGGGGGCAACGGATGCACCAAGCAGAAAGTAGTCTCGAACAGGCGATCGCCACTGCCACCGCTGCGGGATCCCAGGTCATTTGGATCATCCACGGTAAAGGTACCGGCAAGCTCCGGGAAGGCGTCCATGAGTTTTTGAAATACCATCCCCAAATTCAGCGATACGAACTCGCCGAGCAAAAGGAAGGAGGGGCTGGCGTCACCCTGGCTTATTTTTCCTAG